In Kogia breviceps isolate mKogBre1 chromosome 7, mKogBre1 haplotype 1, whole genome shotgun sequence, a single window of DNA contains:
- the C2CD2L gene encoding phospholipid transfer protein C2CD2L isoform X4: MDPDWGQRDVGWAALLVLFAASLLTVLGWLLQYARGLWLARARGGRGPGPALAAESAGSLRELGAWRSLLRLRATRAGAPEEPGVRGLLASLFAFKSFRENWQRAWVRALNEQACRDGSSIQIAFEEVPQLPPKASISHVTCTDQSERTMVLHCQLSAEEVMFPVSVTQQSPAAVSMETYHVTLTLPPTQLEVNLEEIPGEGLLVSWAFTDRPDLRLTVLPKLQNRERGEEQVELSTIEELIEDSVVSTQPAMMVNLRACSAPGGLVPSEKPPLVPQAQPAIPRPTRLFLRQLRASHLGRELEGTGEVCCVAELDDPMQQKWTKPMRAGPEVEWSEDLTLDLGPQSRELVLKVLRRSSCGDAEFLGQATVSVASPSRPLSRRQVCPLTPGPGKALGQAATMAVELQYEEGSPRNLGTPTPSTPRPSITPTKKIELDRTIMPDGTIVTTVTTVQSRPRVDGKLDSPSRSPSKVEVTEKTTTVLSESGGPSSSSHSSSRESHLSNGLDPVAETAIRQLTEPSGRAAKKTPTKRSTLIISGVSKVPIAQDELALSLGYAASLEASMQDDAGPSGGPSSPPSDPPAMSPGPLDALSSPTSVQEADETTRSDISERPSVDDVESETGSTGALETRSLKDHKGSRAFAPRRPHPSASESITHECI; encoded by the exons ATGGATCCAGACTGGGGGCAGCGGGACGTAGGCTGGGCGGCCCTGCTGGTCCTCTTCGCCGCCTCGCTGCTTACGGTGTTGGGCTGGCTGCTGCAGTATGCCCGGGGTTTGTGGCTGGCGCGGGCCCGCGGGGGCCGGGGCCCGGGACCCGCCTTAGCTGCCGAGTCCGCCGGCTCCCTGCGGGAGCTGGGCGCGTGGCGCTCGCTGCTGAGGCTGCGGGCGACTCGGGCCGGCGCCCCTGAGGAGCCAGGCGTCCGGGGCCTCCTGGCGTCGCTCTTCGCCTTCAAGTCTTTCCGGGAGAACTGGCAGCGGGCTTGGGTGCGAGCGTTGAACGAGCAGGCCTGCAGGGATGGG AGCTCCATCCAAATCGCCTTTGAGGAGGTGCCCCAACTCCCACCCAAAGCCAGCATCAGTCATGTGACCTGCACAGACCAATCAGAGCGCACCATG GTGCTGCATTGCCAGCTCTCTGCTGAGGAGGTGATGTTTCCAGTCTCTGTGACCCAGCAGTCCCCCGCTGCCGTCTCCATGGAGACCTACCACGTCACTCTGACACTGCCACCAACACAG TTGGAAGTCAACCTGGAGGAAATCCCTGGCGAGGGCCTTCTTGTATCCTGGGCCTTCACTGATCGCCCAGATCTCAGGCTGACAGTGCTTCCCAAGCTGCAGAACAGGGAG AGAGGAGAGGAGCAAGTAGAGCTCTCCACTATCGAGGAGCTGATCGAGGATTCCGTAGTCAGCACCCAGCCGGCTATGATGGTCAACCTGAGGGCTTGCTCTGCCCCTGGGGGCCTG GTACCCAGTGAGAAGCCACCTCTGGTGCCCCAAGCCCAGCCAGCCATCCCCAGACCTACCCGGTTATTCCTAAGGCAGCTTCGAGCGTCTCACCTGGGACGTGAGCTGGAAG GCACTGGGGAAGTGTGCTGTGTAGCTGAGCTCGATGACCCCATGCAACAGAAGTGGACCAAGCCCATGAGGGCTGGGCCTGAGGTGGAGTGGAGCGAGGACCTGACACT GGATCTGGGGCCCCAGAGCCGGGAGCTGGTCCTCAAAGTGCTGAGGCGTAGCAGCTGTGGAGACG CTGAATTCTTGGGCCAGGCCACAGTGTCTGTGGCCTCCCCTTCCAGACCACTGTCCCGAAGACAGGTGTGCCCGCTCACCCCTGGGCCAGGGAAAGCCCTGGGGCAGGCAGCCACCATGGCAGTAGAG CTTCAGTATGAGGAGGGCTCCCCCCGGAACCTGGGcactcccaccccctccactCCACGCCCCAGCATCACACCTACCAAGAAGATTGAGCTTGACCGGACCATCATGCCCGATGGCACCATTGTCACCACAGTCACCACCGTCCAGTCCCGGCCCCGGGTAGATGGCAAATTAG aCTCCCCCTCCCGCTCCCCGTCCAAGGTGGAGGTGACCGAGAAGACAACAACTGTGCTGAGCGAGAGCGGTGGCCCCAGCAGTAGCTCCCACAGCAGCAGCC GGGAGAGCCACCTTTCCAACGGCTTGGACCCTGTAGCAGAGACAGCCATTCGCCAGCTGACTGAGCCCAGCGGGCGGGCAGCCAAGAAGACACCCACCAAGCGTAGCACACTCATCATCTCCGGTGTTTCCAAG GTGCCCATTGCTCAGGACGAGTTGGCACTATCCCTGGGCTATGCGGCATCCCTGGAAGCCTCAATGCAGGATGATGCAGGACCCAGTGGAGGTCCCTCTTCACCTCCCTCAGACCCACCAGCCATGTCCCCAGGACCGCTAGATGCCCTCTCCAGTCCCACGAGTGTCCAGGAAGCAGATGAGACAACGCGTTCGGACATTTCTGAGAGGCCCTCTGTGGATGATGTTGAGTCGGAAACAGGGTCTACTGGTGCGCTGGAAACCCGCAGCCTCAAGGATCACAAAG GTTCAAGGGCTTTTGCCCCCAGACGTCCACATCCCTCTGCCAGTGAGTCTATCACTCACGAGTGTATTTAA
- the C2CD2L gene encoding phospholipid transfer protein C2CD2L isoform X7 — MDPDWGQRDVGWAALLVLFAASLLTVLGWLLQYARGLWLARARGGRGPGPALAAESAGSLRELGAWRSLLRLRATRAGAPEEPGVRGLLASLFAFKSFRENWQRAWVRALNEQACRDGSSIQIAFEEVPQLPPKASISHVTCTDQSERTMVLHCQLSAEEVMFPVSVTQQSPAAVSMETYHVTLTLPPTQLEVNLEEIPGEGLLVSWAFTDRPDLRLTVLPKLQNRERGEEQVELSTIEELIEDSVVSTQPAMMVNLRACSAPGGLVPSEKPPLVPQAQPAIPRPTRLFLRQLRASHLGRELEGTGEVCCVAELDDPMQQKWTKPMRAGPEVEWSEDLTLDLGPQSRELVLKVLRRSSCGDGEDRAGGSTSGWVPSGAWSQPWLTVPPLSPAEFLGQATVSVASPSRPLSRRQVCPLTPGPGKALGQAATMAVELQYEEGSPRNLGTPTPSTPRPSITPTKKIELDRTIMPDGTIVTTVTTVQSRPRVDGKLDSPSRSPSKVEVTEKTTTVLSESGGPSSSSHSSSPGESHLSNGLDPVAETAIRQLTEPSGRAAKKTPTKRSTLIISGVSKVPIAQDELALSLGYAASLEASMQDDAGPSGGPSSPPSDPPAMSPGPLDALSSPTSVQEADETTRSDISERPSVDDVESETGSTGALETRSLKDHKVSFLRSGTKLIFRRRPRQKEAGLSQSHDDLSNTTATPSVRKKAGSFSRRLIKRFSFKSKPKANGNPSPQL, encoded by the exons ATGGATCCAGACTGGGGGCAGCGGGACGTAGGCTGGGCGGCCCTGCTGGTCCTCTTCGCCGCCTCGCTGCTTACGGTGTTGGGCTGGCTGCTGCAGTATGCCCGGGGTTTGTGGCTGGCGCGGGCCCGCGGGGGCCGGGGCCCGGGACCCGCCTTAGCTGCCGAGTCCGCCGGCTCCCTGCGGGAGCTGGGCGCGTGGCGCTCGCTGCTGAGGCTGCGGGCGACTCGGGCCGGCGCCCCTGAGGAGCCAGGCGTCCGGGGCCTCCTGGCGTCGCTCTTCGCCTTCAAGTCTTTCCGGGAGAACTGGCAGCGGGCTTGGGTGCGAGCGTTGAACGAGCAGGCCTGCAGGGATGGG AGCTCCATCCAAATCGCCTTTGAGGAGGTGCCCCAACTCCCACCCAAAGCCAGCATCAGTCATGTGACCTGCACAGACCAATCAGAGCGCACCATG GTGCTGCATTGCCAGCTCTCTGCTGAGGAGGTGATGTTTCCAGTCTCTGTGACCCAGCAGTCCCCCGCTGCCGTCTCCATGGAGACCTACCACGTCACTCTGACACTGCCACCAACACAG TTGGAAGTCAACCTGGAGGAAATCCCTGGCGAGGGCCTTCTTGTATCCTGGGCCTTCACTGATCGCCCAGATCTCAGGCTGACAGTGCTTCCCAAGCTGCAGAACAGGGAG AGAGGAGAGGAGCAAGTAGAGCTCTCCACTATCGAGGAGCTGATCGAGGATTCCGTAGTCAGCACCCAGCCGGCTATGATGGTCAACCTGAGGGCTTGCTCTGCCCCTGGGGGCCTG GTACCCAGTGAGAAGCCACCTCTGGTGCCCCAAGCCCAGCCAGCCATCCCCAGACCTACCCGGTTATTCCTAAGGCAGCTTCGAGCGTCTCACCTGGGACGTGAGCTGGAAG GCACTGGGGAAGTGTGCTGTGTAGCTGAGCTCGATGACCCCATGCAACAGAAGTGGACCAAGCCCATGAGGGCTGGGCCTGAGGTGGAGTGGAGCGAGGACCTGACACT GGATCTGGGGCCCCAGAGCCGGGAGCTGGTCCTCAAAGTGCTGAGGCGTAGCAGCTGTGGAGACGGTGAGGACAGGGCAGGAGGGAGCACGTCTGGGTGGGTGCCGAGTGGGGCCTGGTCACAGCCCTGGCTCACGGTGCCACCCCTTTCCCCAGCTGAATTCTTGGGCCAGGCCACAGTGTCTGTGGCCTCCCCTTCCAGACCACTGTCCCGAAGACAGGTGTGCCCGCTCACCCCTGGGCCAGGGAAAGCCCTGGGGCAGGCAGCCACCATGGCAGTAGAG CTTCAGTATGAGGAGGGCTCCCCCCGGAACCTGGGcactcccaccccctccactCCACGCCCCAGCATCACACCTACCAAGAAGATTGAGCTTGACCGGACCATCATGCCCGATGGCACCATTGTCACCACAGTCACCACCGTCCAGTCCCGGCCCCGGGTAGATGGCAAATTAG aCTCCCCCTCCCGCTCCCCGTCCAAGGTGGAGGTGACCGAGAAGACAACAACTGTGCTGAGCGAGAGCGGTGGCCCCAGCAGTAGCTCCCACAGCAGCAGCC CAGGGGAGAGCCACCTTTCCAACGGCTTGGACCCTGTAGCAGAGACAGCCATTCGCCAGCTGACTGAGCCCAGCGGGCGGGCAGCCAAGAAGACACCCACCAAGCGTAGCACACTCATCATCTCCGGTGTTTCCAAG GTGCCCATTGCTCAGGACGAGTTGGCACTATCCCTGGGCTATGCGGCATCCCTGGAAGCCTCAATGCAGGATGATGCAGGACCCAGTGGAGGTCCCTCTTCACCTCCCTCAGACCCACCAGCCATGTCCCCAGGACCGCTAGATGCCCTCTCCAGTCCCACGAGTGTCCAGGAAGCAGATGAGACAACGCGTTCGGACATTTCTGAGAGGCCCTCTGTGGATGATGTTGAGTCGGAAACAGGGTCTACTGGTGCGCTGGAAACCCGCAGCCTCAAGGATCACAAAG TGAGCTTCCTGCGCAGTGGCACTAAGCTCATCTTCCGCCGGAGGCCTCGTCAGAAGGAAGCCGGTCTGAGCCAATCACACGATGACCTCTCCAACACGACGGCCACACCCAGCGTCCGAAAGAAGGCTGGCAGCTTTTCTCGCCGTCTTATCAAGCGCTTTTCCTTCAAATCCAAACCCAAGGCCAATGGcaaccccagcccccagctctga